A single genomic interval of Devosia oryziradicis harbors:
- a CDS encoding DUF3828 domain-containing protein, which produces MRLATLAAGFVLALTGFAVAQPYETPEALLDAFYQSYFTDTFPEDESQFRSAALQALYDNDAQITPEGEMGAISFDPYIDGQDYDITDFEIGAVAIEGETATADVTFSNFGEPRSLTYDLVMEDGGWKIDDVVSTNPDNPYRLSEIFAEAAAAY; this is translated from the coding sequence ATGCGCCTTGCTACCCTCGCCGCTGGCTTCGTCCTGGCCTTGACCGGCTTTGCCGTGGCCCAGCCATACGAAACGCCCGAGGCGCTGCTCGATGCGTTCTACCAATCCTATTTCACCGACACCTTCCCGGAAGATGAGAGCCAGTTCCGGTCCGCGGCCCTGCAGGCGCTCTATGACAATGACGCCCAGATTACGCCGGAGGGTGAAATGGGGGCGATAAGCTTTGACCCCTATATCGATGGCCAGGACTACGACATCACCGATTTCGAGATCGGCGCGGTCGCCATCGAAGGCGAAACGGCTACAGCCGACGTCACCTTCAGCAACTTTGGCGAACCGCGGTCACTGACTTATGACCTCGTGATGGAAGACGGGGGGTGGAAGATCGATGATGTCGTTTCGACCAACCCGGATAATCCGTATCGGCTGAGCGAGATCTTTGCCGAAGCCGCCGCGGCGTATTGA
- a CDS encoding aminopeptidase P family protein yields the protein MTAQSFPPAIFQSFEEKSDKKTVAPRVAALRSAMATAGIDAFLIPRADAHRGESVPASEARLAYVTGFTGSAGLAVVGARKAALFVDSRYTLQAPAQTDTRQIQVHEWLAGGISPQVADYVPKGGSIGYDPWLHTPGEIRDLVAKLDGRAKLVPGPNLVDAIWADRPAPPVSAIEFLGHNRAGQTATEKIAEIQKSIAADHADAAVLTLPESICWLLNMRGRDVPNTPFVLGFAIVPRSGQPTLYLDPTKITGELKAALAGVAKVAPRKTLTPALTRLGKAGKAVLVDPATAPQAIVTALTEAGAKLVEKRDPVLLPKSRKNAAELSGMREAHSLDGVALAKFLAWFDDAAPKGGLTEIAIVTALEAFRREEETCVDASFDTISGAGPNGAIVHYRVTDKTDRMLNPGEIMLVDSGAQYLSGTTDITRTLSSGKPSDEERDRYTRVLKGMIAISMARFPKGTTGAQIDVLARQFLWQAGVTYNHGTGHGVGAYLGVHEGPVGISSRYTTPFEVGNVISNEPGYYKTGAYGIRIENLITVVESPDFPGYLEFETLTLAPIDKRLIRKSLLSDAERAWLDAYHQRVWKEIGPRVKGKVKDWLKDATAAL from the coding sequence ATGACTGCTCAGAGCTTTCCCCCTGCCATCTTCCAGAGCTTTGAGGAAAAGTCGGACAAGAAAACGGTAGCACCGCGTGTCGCGGCGCTAAGGTCGGCTATGGCCACTGCCGGCATCGACGCCTTTCTCATCCCTCGTGCCGATGCCCATCGCGGCGAGTCGGTGCCTGCGAGCGAAGCGCGGCTGGCATATGTCACCGGCTTCACGGGTTCAGCCGGGTTGGCCGTGGTCGGAGCCAGGAAGGCGGCGCTGTTCGTCGACAGCCGCTACACGTTGCAAGCCCCCGCCCAAACCGATACGCGCCAGATCCAGGTGCACGAATGGCTCGCGGGCGGCATCTCGCCGCAAGTAGCCGATTATGTGCCTAAGGGCGGCTCCATCGGCTACGACCCTTGGCTGCATACGCCCGGCGAAATCCGCGACCTTGTCGCCAAACTGGATGGCCGGGCCAAACTTGTCCCCGGGCCCAACCTGGTCGATGCCATTTGGGCCGACCGCCCCGCCCCGCCGGTTTCCGCCATCGAGTTCCTCGGCCATAACCGAGCCGGGCAAACCGCGACCGAAAAGATTGCGGAAATCCAGAAGTCGATCGCCGCGGACCACGCCGATGCTGCGGTACTCACCCTGCCGGAGTCGATCTGCTGGCTGCTCAATATGCGTGGCCGCGATGTGCCCAACACCCCGTTCGTGCTCGGCTTCGCCATCGTTCCCAGGAGTGGGCAACCCACGCTCTATCTCGATCCGACCAAGATCACAGGCGAACTGAAGGCCGCACTGGCCGGTGTTGCAAAAGTTGCCCCGCGCAAAACCCTGACCCCGGCACTGACCCGGCTGGGCAAGGCCGGCAAGGCGGTGCTGGTTGATCCCGCCACCGCACCACAAGCCATCGTCACGGCGCTGACGGAGGCCGGAGCGAAGCTTGTCGAGAAGCGCGACCCGGTTCTGCTACCCAAGTCGCGGAAAAATGCTGCCGAACTCTCTGGCATGCGCGAAGCCCACAGTCTGGATGGCGTTGCGCTGGCCAAGTTCCTGGCGTGGTTCGACGACGCCGCCCCCAAGGGCGGCCTGACAGAGATCGCCATCGTCACGGCACTCGAGGCATTCCGCCGTGAGGAGGAGACCTGCGTCGATGCCAGTTTCGACACCATTTCCGGCGCCGGTCCGAATGGCGCCATCGTCCACTACCGGGTAACCGACAAGACTGACCGCATGCTCAATCCTGGCGAAATCATGCTGGTCGATAGTGGGGCGCAATATCTCTCCGGCACCACCGACATCACTCGCACCCTCTCATCAGGCAAGCCCAGCGACGAGGAGCGAGACCGCTACACCCGCGTGCTCAAGGGCATGATCGCCATTTCCATGGCCCGCTTCCCCAAGGGCACGACTGGCGCGCAAATCGACGTCCTGGCGCGCCAGTTCCTGTGGCAGGCCGGCGTGACCTACAACCACGGCACTGGCCACGGCGTTGGCGCCTATCTGGGCGTGCATGAGGGGCCCGTGGGCATCTCCTCGCGCTACACCACGCCCTTCGAGGTGGGCAATGTCATTTCCAACGAACCGGGCTATTACAAGACCGGCGCCTATGGCATCCGCATCGAGAACCTGATCACGGTGGTCGAGAGCCCCGACTTCCCCGGTTACCTGGAATTCGAAACCCTGACGCTGGCTCCGATCGACAAGCGGCTGATCCGCAAGTCGCTGCTATCGGACGCGGAACGCGCCTGGCTGGACGCCTACCACCAGCGCGTGTGGAAAGAGATCGGGCCGCGGGTCAAAGGCAAGGTCAAGGACTGGCTTAAGGACGCAACAGCGGCGCTTTAG
- a CDS encoding 50S ribosomal protein L11 methyltransferase, whose amino-acid sequence MAVDQLSSIPLTKDQAYALVDAVMERDDLALTASAHENEETGEWVFEATCDSPPDVESFVELARQTLGGAVEFSVAPIDPDINWVAKSLEGLAPVIAGGFYVYGSHETGPIPGGLTPMKIDAAQAFGTGHHETTTGCLEAISLVLKRKRPRCMIDVGTGTGVLAIALAKRTRTTVIASDIDPISVKTTIDNAEQNGVGRHIIALEATGVNHPTIAQNSPYDLIVANILAGPLMALAPLIGRIAAKGATVILSGILEHQARGVINAYARQGMILNQKLQRKDWTTLILEMP is encoded by the coding sequence ATGGCCGTCGACCAGCTCTCCTCCATTCCGCTCACCAAGGACCAGGCCTATGCCTTGGTCGATGCCGTGATGGAACGGGACGACCTGGCCCTCACAGCCTCGGCGCACGAAAACGAAGAGACCGGCGAATGGGTTTTCGAAGCGACCTGTGACAGCCCGCCCGACGTTGAATCGTTTGTTGAACTGGCACGACAAACCCTTGGCGGCGCTGTCGAATTCTCAGTGGCTCCGATCGACCCTGATATCAACTGGGTGGCGAAGTCGCTCGAAGGCCTCGCCCCTGTTATCGCCGGCGGCTTCTATGTCTATGGCAGCCACGAGACCGGCCCGATTCCCGGCGGTCTGACGCCGATGAAGATCGATGCCGCCCAGGCCTTTGGCACCGGCCATCACGAAACCACTACCGGATGCCTGGAAGCGATCAGCCTCGTCCTCAAGCGCAAGAGGCCACGCTGCATGATTGATGTCGGCACGGGCACTGGCGTCCTAGCCATCGCCCTCGCCAAGCGCACGCGGACGACAGTCATCGCCAGCGACATCGACCCGATCTCGGTCAAAACCACCATCGACAATGCCGAACAGAATGGGGTTGGCCGCCACATCATCGCGCTTGAGGCAACAGGCGTAAATCACCCCACCATCGCGCAAAATTCGCCCTACGACCTGATCGTCGCCAACATCCTGGCCGGTCCGCTGATGGCATTGGCCCCCTTGATCGGCCGCATCGCCGCCAAGGGTGCCACCGTGATCCTGTCTGGAATTCTCGAACACCAGGCGCGTGGCGTCATCAACGCCTATGCGCGTCAGGGCATGATCTTGAACCAGAAATTGCAGCGCAAGGACTGGACCACGCTTATTCTCGAAATGCCGTGA
- a CDS encoding putative quinol monooxygenase → MYGLIGKMLATPGKREELLAILLDNHQTMPGCRSYVVARDPASEDGIWITEVWDSQEEHRGSLQLPHVQAMIARARPMIAGFGERFETEPLGGVGL, encoded by the coding sequence ATGTATGGGCTGATCGGCAAGATGCTGGCGACACCAGGGAAGCGCGAGGAGCTTCTTGCTATCCTGCTCGACAACCACCAGACGATGCCGGGGTGCCGCAGCTATGTCGTGGCGCGGGACCCGGCAAGCGAGGATGGCATCTGGATCACCGAAGTTTGGGATAGCCAGGAAGAGCACAGGGGCTCGCTGCAGCTGCCGCATGTGCAGGCGATGATCGCCCGAGCACGCCCGATGATCGCCGGCTTTGGCGAGCGGTTCGAGACCGAGCCGCTGGGTGGGGTTGGGCTCTAG
- a CDS encoding heavy metal-binding domain-containing protein, whose translation MIISTTPTLEGRPIREYLGIVTGEVIVGANIFKDLFAGIRDIVGGRAGAYEGALRDARRQAYDELAYEAERLGADAVVGVDLDYEVVGTNGSMLMVSISGTAVRL comes from the coding sequence ATGATCATTTCGACGACGCCGACCCTCGAAGGCCGCCCGATCCGCGAGTATCTGGGCATCGTGACCGGCGAGGTGATCGTTGGCGCCAATATCTTCAAGGATCTGTTCGCCGGCATCCGCGACATCGTTGGCGGTCGCGCCGGCGCCTATGAGGGCGCCCTGCGCGACGCCCGTCGCCAGGCCTATGATGAACTGGCCTACGAAGCAGAGCGCCTGGGCGCAGACGCCGTGGTTGGGGTCGATCTCGACTATGAAGTCGTAGGCACCAACGGCTCGATGCTGATGGTCTCGATCTCGGGCACCGCGGTTCGGCTCTAG
- a CDS encoding class I SAM-dependent methyltransferase, with protein MNNPSVGADVDRSYLLSRQYRDSKKLEARAHLHRRYGRGGQGNWFEWIARHAALPAGSQVLDIGCGPGWLWEQGKDGFPFGLSLTLADLSPGMVTDAVRAAQGAGHYARVEGVVADASKLPFADESFDAVLACHMLYHVPDARVALSEFKRVLRPGGILAVTTNLEGNMAPFYELGAAAFGGNASDPGADIFGLRKAESLISEQFNPVEMFEYPGELAVTSAPDIVLALTSFPPGDSADDAAVERLVDLVEAALEQGGGTIVMPKVQGMVRASRQAASKNSVTDVEDPRSQAT; from the coding sequence ATGAACAATCCGTCGGTCGGCGCTGACGTAGATAGGAGCTATCTGCTGTCCCGCCAATATCGCGACAGCAAGAAGCTTGAGGCACGAGCCCACCTGCACCGGCGCTACGGCCGCGGCGGGCAGGGCAACTGGTTCGAATGGATCGCCCGGCATGCGGCCCTGCCTGCGGGTTCGCAGGTGCTCGACATCGGCTGCGGACCGGGCTGGCTGTGGGAGCAGGGCAAGGACGGCTTTCCCTTCGGGTTGTCTCTCACACTTGCGGACCTGTCTCCGGGCATGGTCACGGATGCCGTCAGGGCGGCGCAGGGGGCAGGGCACTATGCCAGGGTCGAGGGGGTCGTCGCCGATGCCAGCAAGTTGCCATTCGCCGACGAGAGCTTTGATGCCGTGCTGGCTTGCCACATGCTTTACCACGTGCCCGACGCGCGCGTGGCTCTGAGCGAGTTCAAGCGCGTGCTTAGACCGGGCGGCATCCTGGCGGTAACGACCAATCTCGAAGGCAATATGGCGCCGTTCTACGAACTGGGTGCGGCGGCCTTTGGCGGCAACGCAAGCGATCCGGGAGCCGATATCTTCGGGCTGCGGAAGGCCGAGTCGTTGATCAGCGAGCAGTTCAATCCGGTTGAGATGTTCGAATATCCGGGTGAACTGGCGGTGACCAGTGCCCCCGATATCGTGCTCGCGCTGACCTCGTTTCCGCCGGGCGACAGCGCCGACGATGCTGCCGTGGAGCGGCTGGTTGACCTGGTGGAAGCGGCACTCGAGCAGGGCGGTGGAACCATCGTCATGCCGAAGGTACAGGGCATGGTACGCGCCTCGCGCCAGGCCGCGAGCAAGAATTCCGTGACAGATGTCGAAGACCCAAGGTCTCAGGCGACATGA
- a CDS encoding ATP-dependent helicase, with the protein MPGNAHNIDRPSAGAITGQFGRNQQTPDYLRGLNEEQREAVLSTDGPLLVLAGAGTGKTRVLTTRIAHILTTKRAWPSEILSVTFTNKAAREMKERIGHLVGAGVEGMPWLGTFHSIGARILRRHAELVDLKSDFTILDTDDQIRLIKQLLDAENIDEKRWPARQLAGMMDTWKNRGLGPEDVSPADSGSYANGRGARLYAAYQNRLKVLNAADFGDLLLLNIKIFKEYPDVLAYYHGKFKYMLVDEYQDSNVAQYLWLRLLAQGKPASQANICVVGDDDQSIYGWRGAEVDNILRFEKDFPGAKVIKLERNYRSTSNILKAASTLIAFNEGRLGKTLQTDVGETGEPVSVTSVWDSEEEARTVGDEIENYQRQGETLNSMAILVRASFQMREFEERFITLGLNYRVIGGPRFYERKEIRDAIAYLRVVANPSDGLSFERIVNTPKRGLGDSTVQMLHNTSRSANVSLLAATRMLLETEELKPKQRSTLRELVSQFDNWSSRLQSLPHYELAEQILDESGYTAMWQADKSPDSPGRLENLKELVRSMEEFETLGGFLEHISLVMDRDTAEAEDAVSIMTLHSAKGLEFDTVFLPGWEEGLFPSQRTMDESGRAGLEEERRLAYVGITRARKRARLSVAQNRRIHGLWQSAIPSRFLDELPPEAVDVKDTGSSYGGYGYGGGATSRFNKADPFESVYETPGWQRARAQQSNRKGGGPLTIEGDLVARSVDLGGDRSAFGIGERVFHLKFGYGAISDIEGNKLTIDFEKAGRKKVLESFIKKG; encoded by the coding sequence ATGCCCGGCAATGCCCACAACATCGACCGCCCGTCAGCCGGCGCGATCACCGGTCAATTCGGCCGCAACCAGCAGACGCCCGATTACCTGCGCGGGCTCAATGAAGAACAGCGCGAAGCCGTGCTGAGTACCGACGGCCCGCTGCTGGTGCTGGCCGGCGCTGGCACAGGCAAGACCCGCGTTCTCACTACGCGGATCGCCCACATCCTCACCACCAAGCGCGCCTGGCCATCCGAAATCCTGTCGGTGACCTTCACCAACAAGGCCGCGCGCGAAATGAAAGAGCGTATCGGCCATCTGGTCGGGGCCGGCGTCGAGGGCATGCCTTGGCTGGGCACCTTCCACTCCATCGGCGCACGCATCCTGCGTCGCCATGCCGAGCTGGTCGACCTCAAGTCCGATTTCACCATTCTGGATACCGACGACCAGATCCGTCTCATCAAGCAGTTGCTCGACGCTGAGAACATCGACGAAAAGCGCTGGCCGGCCCGCCAGTTAGCCGGGATGATGGACACCTGGAAAAATCGCGGCCTCGGCCCCGAGGATGTTTCGCCCGCCGACAGTGGCTCCTATGCCAACGGTCGCGGCGCGCGGCTCTACGCCGCCTACCAGAACCGGCTCAAGGTGCTGAACGCTGCCGATTTCGGCGACCTGCTGCTGCTCAACATCAAGATATTCAAGGAATATCCGGACGTTCTGGCCTACTACCACGGCAAATTCAAATACATGCTGGTTGACGAATATCAGGACAGCAACGTCGCCCAGTATCTCTGGCTGCGTCTGCTAGCCCAGGGCAAGCCGGCCAGCCAAGCCAACATCTGCGTGGTCGGCGACGACGACCAGTCCATCTATGGCTGGCGCGGCGCCGAGGTCGACAACATCCTGCGCTTCGAAAAGGACTTTCCGGGCGCCAAGGTGATCAAGCTCGAGCGCAATTATCGCTCGACCTCGAACATCCTCAAGGCGGCATCGACGCTGATCGCCTTCAACGAGGGTCGTCTCGGCAAGACGCTGCAGACCGACGTCGGCGAAACTGGCGAGCCGGTTTCCGTCACTTCGGTGTGGGACAGCGAGGAAGAAGCCCGCACCGTCGGCGACGAGATCGAAAACTACCAGCGCCAGGGCGAAACCCTCAATTCCATGGCCATCCTGGTCCGCGCCTCGTTCCAGATGCGCGAATTCGAAGAGCGCTTCATCACGCTAGGTCTCAACTATCGCGTCATCGGCGGTCCGCGCTTCTACGAGCGCAAGGAAATCCGCGACGCCATCGCCTATCTGCGCGTGGTCGCCAATCCGTCCGACGGCCTCTCCTTCGAGCGCATCGTCAACACGCCCAAGCGCGGCTTGGGCGACAGCACGGTCCAGATGCTGCACAACACGTCGCGTTCGGCCAACGTGTCGCTACTCGCTGCAACACGCATGCTGCTCGAAACCGAAGAGCTCAAGCCCAAGCAGCGCAGCACATTGCGTGAGCTGGTTAGTCAGTTCGACAACTGGTCGAGCCGCCTCCAGTCCCTGCCCCACTATGAGCTGGCCGAGCAGATCCTCGACGAGAGCGGCTATACCGCCATGTGGCAGGCCGACAAATCTCCCGACTCGCCCGGGCGGCTGGAAAATCTCAAGGAACTCGTTCGCTCCATGGAAGAGTTCGAGACGCTCGGCGGCTTCCTCGAACACATCTCGCTGGTCATGGACCGCGACACTGCCGAAGCCGAAGACGCCGTCTCCATCATGACGCTGCACTCGGCCAAGGGCCTGGAATTCGACACCGTCTTCCTCCCCGGTTGGGAAGAGGGTCTGTTCCCGAGCCAGCGCACCATGGACGAGAGTGGCCGCGCCGGGCTCGAGGAGGAGCGGCGGCTGGCTTATGTCGGCATCACCCGCGCCCGCAAGCGTGCACGTCTCTCGGTAGCGCAGAACCGCCGCATCCATGGCCTCTGGCAATCGGCTATCCCGTCGCGCTTCCTCGACGAGCTCCCGCCCGAGGCGGTCGACGTCAAGGACACCGGGTCGTCCTATGGGGGCTACGGCTATGGCGGCGGTGCCACCTCCCGCTTCAACAAGGCTGACCCGTTCGAAAGCGTCTATGAAACCCCGGGCTGGCAGCGCGCCCGCGCCCAGCAGTCGAACCGAAAGGGCGGTGGCCCGTTGACGATCGAAGGTGACCTGGTGGCGCGCTCGGTCGATCTGGGCGGCGATCGCTCGGCCTTCGGCATCGGCGAGCGCGTCTTCCATCTCAAGTTCGGCTACGGCGCCATATCGGATATCGAAGGCAACAAACTGACCATCGATTTCGAGAAAGCCGGCCGCAAGAAGGTGCTGGAGAGCTTTATCAAGAAGGGGTAA
- a CDS encoding AsmA family protein: MLNRIYIIVGMLAIIVLAGAFIAPNFVRWSDYRGRMEELATEMLGTPVTVRGEIDFTLLPQPRLRFSDVLVGSAEEPAATVDSVEAEFSLMDFLRDNYNVTQLVLRQPVVDFSIDESGFFGSGVSLAKGSGGVGLGRTTIEGATIRLMDRRSGETVVAEDVSGELRLADFSGPFSFQGSGRYREAAYSVRFNSSALDAAGKSRVSLYLAPQSSAFSLTLEGLLEPGMAPKFDGDMVYKQMPPAADAATDIRGNLVLESKVTGSTDRIVLSGYTLRPDENRAGTRLTGAASIQLGDARSFDAVVSGGVFSLPPRDAKEDTSTLPYEAMRLLTELPAPFIPGMAGRVGIDLAEVGLRGFALRNVRVDARTDGTTWQVEQFVGQLPGETELRGSGELSGDNGRPSFRGEVSLNSARLDGLAALWRKPDENNLLFNEPGTLTGQVMLGADALGLVGGVLTLDGRPHALELRLGFGEEKRLDLIAHFDELGERGSALVSALLPRISADPAFGVSFPQGSFSLTGKGARVLGLDGTGLVAEGQWSEGEVSFSRLSAEDWGGVGLDATLTAGGTAAEPDISGSGMVRVDEGDAPALVALYDLLDAPQSWRDFLARSTPANLLIDLGAPLDGGQSVTLAGSLGAGSLNLRAELDGGITALATAPLRVSAGLESTDIAGLTEQLGLGDAPIFAGEGSMLVSASLQGTPSNSLEANITASMGDENISYAGNLLTVEGGAIQGTGTLDVALSHADGLASIVGTSGMALPMVKGSAQLHFEGSDLARLTEITGTSGDVGFTGNLSLSRAGGMAVVAGDVAVDLVSVEGLAAALFGPTAMVDGGGLWPDGPINMAPGERQTRGSVAVSAAAVAAGEVEQLGKTSFELNWDETRTRLTRFAAVADLGTIGLDVTVCCAGPLSDKTVSGRLSVAATPMALIAPPAVAKMIDGLVDGGVQFEGTGASIAEVMATLAGEGNFTVSGLSVEQLSPEVYPTIAGLDDILTMEPDAMGAIMGLALDQGTFTAPSATGAFTMAGGVIRLANFIVDGTGARVEGDISVTLADLGLGGSFAMTPRDFVDAGGLVAADTARILTRLAGTVLAPVVTLDLEEMIAAVLVRANELEVDRLEVLRAEDAERQRAAAEERNRLIEEQRRKAAAEEAARLAAEEQARLAAEEEARRLQQQNSPSIQTLPTTPPQTPLNLGLQPQVNQPIGPGVNQPMF, from the coding sequence GTGCTCAACCGCATCTACATCATCGTCGGCATGCTGGCGATCATCGTGCTCGCCGGTGCGTTCATTGCGCCAAATTTCGTGCGCTGGAGCGATTATCGCGGGCGGATGGAGGAACTGGCGACCGAGATGCTCGGCACGCCGGTGACCGTGCGCGGCGAGATCGATTTCACGCTCCTGCCACAACCGCGCCTGCGCTTTTCCGACGTGCTGGTGGGCTCGGCCGAGGAACCGGCCGCGACGGTGGACAGTGTCGAGGCCGAGTTCTCGCTGATGGATTTCCTGCGCGACAACTACAATGTCACGCAACTGGTGCTGCGCCAGCCGGTGGTTGATTTCAGCATCGATGAAAGCGGGTTCTTCGGCAGTGGCGTGAGCCTCGCAAAGGGTTCTGGCGGGGTGGGGCTGGGGCGGACCACCATCGAGGGTGCGACCATCCGGTTGATGGATCGCCGGTCGGGCGAGACCGTGGTGGCTGAGGATGTCAGCGGGGAACTCCGGCTAGCCGATTTCAGCGGCCCGTTCTCGTTCCAGGGAAGCGGGCGATACAGGGAGGCGGCATACTCGGTTCGCTTCAATTCGAGCGCGCTCGATGCGGCCGGAAAATCGCGTGTTTCGCTCTATTTGGCGCCGCAGTCGAGCGCGTTTTCGCTGACGCTGGAGGGACTGCTCGAGCCCGGCATGGCGCCCAAATTCGACGGCGACATGGTCTACAAGCAGATGCCGCCGGCAGCCGACGCGGCGACCGACATTCGCGGCAACCTGGTGCTCGAAAGCAAAGTCACCGGCTCGACGGATCGCATCGTGCTCTCGGGCTACACCCTGCGCCCAGATGAAAATCGGGCCGGCACGCGGCTTACGGGAGCTGCGAGCATCCAGCTGGGCGATGCGCGGAGCTTTGATGCAGTCGTTTCCGGAGGCGTGTTCTCGCTGCCCCCGCGCGACGCTAAGGAGGATACCAGCACCTTGCCCTATGAGGCCATGCGCCTCCTGACCGAACTGCCGGCGCCGTTCATTCCAGGCATGGCGGGCCGTGTTGGCATCGACCTCGCCGAGGTGGGGTTGCGCGGCTTTGCCCTGCGCAACGTACGGGTCGACGCCCGTACCGACGGCACGACCTGGCAGGTCGAACAGTTTGTCGGGCAATTGCCGGGCGAAACCGAATTGCGAGGCAGCGGGGAGCTGAGCGGCGACAACGGTCGGCCCTCGTTCCGGGGCGAGGTTTCGCTCAACAGCGCGCGGCTCGACGGGCTGGCGGCGCTGTGGCGGAAGCCGGACGAGAACAACCTGCTGTTCAACGAACCGGGCACGCTGACGGGCCAGGTTATGCTCGGCGCGGATGCCCTGGGCCTGGTTGGGGGCGTGCTGACGCTCGACGGGCGTCCGCATGCGCTTGAACTGCGGCTGGGCTTCGGCGAGGAAAAGCGCCTCGACCTGATTGCTCACTTCGACGAACTGGGCGAGCGGGGCAGTGCGCTGGTTAGCGCGCTTTTGCCCAGGATCTCAGCCGATCCGGCGTTTGGCGTCAGTTTTCCGCAAGGCAGTTTCTCCCTGACGGGCAAAGGTGCGCGGGTGCTCGGACTGGACGGCACCGGCCTTGTTGCCGAAGGGCAGTGGAGCGAAGGTGAAGTCAGCTTTTCCCGCCTTTCGGCCGAGGACTGGGGCGGCGTCGGCCTCGACGCGACACTCACCGCCGGGGGAACTGCGGCTGAGCCGGACATTTCAGGGTCGGGCATGGTTCGTGTCGACGAAGGCGACGCGCCGGCGCTGGTGGCGCTCTACGACCTGCTCGACGCGCCACAGAGCTGGCGGGACTTCCTGGCCCGCTCGACGCCGGCCAATCTGCTGATCGACCTGGGCGCGCCGCTCGACGGAGGCCAGAGCGTGACGCTGGCCGGCTCGCTGGGGGCTGGTTCCTTGAACCTGCGCGCCGAGTTGGACGGCGGGATCACGGCGCTTGCCACGGCGCCGCTTCGCGTGTCGGCGGGACTGGAATCGACCGACATTGCCGGGCTGACGGAGCAATTGGGCCTGGGGGACGCGCCGATCTTTGCGGGGGAAGGCTCGATGCTGGTCAGCGCCAGCCTGCAGGGTACGCCCAGCAACAGCCTTGAGGCCAATATCACTGCGAGCATGGGCGATGAAAACATCAGCTATGCCGGCAACCTGCTGACAGTCGAGGGTGGCGCAATCCAGGGAACGGGCACACTGGACGTGGCGCTGTCGCACGCGGATGGACTGGCCTCGATTGTGGGGACGAGCGGAATGGCGCTGCCGATGGTCAAGGGCAGTGCGCAGCTGCATTTCGAGGGCAGCGACCTGGCCAGGTTAACAGAGATTACCGGAACCTCCGGCGACGTCGGCTTTACCGGAAATCTGTCCCTGTCGCGCGCCGGGGGCATGGCCGTGGTGGCTGGTGATGTTGCGGTAGACCTGGTTTCGGTCGAAGGCCTTGCCGCCGCGCTGTTTGGCCCGACGGCGATGGTCGATGGCGGCGGGTTGTGGCCCGATGGCCCGATCAACATGGCGCCAGGCGAACGACAGACACGGGGCAGCGTTGCGGTGAGCGCGGCAGCGGTCGCTGCGGGCGAGGTCGAACAACTGGGAAAGACCAGCTTCGAGCTGAACTGGGACGAAACGCGGACCCGTCTGACACGGTTTGCCGCGGTGGCCGACCTGGGTACGATCGGCCTGGACGTCACTGTCTGCTGCGCGGGCCCCCTTAGCGACAAGACCGTGAGCGGGCGCCTCAGCGTCGCCGCCACGCCGATGGCGCTGATCGCGCCGCCAGCCGTCGCGAAAATGATCGATGGTCTCGTCGACGGCGGCGTGCAGTTCGAGGGCACCGGAGCCAGTATTGCCGAGGTGATGGCCACGCTCGCTGGAGAAGGCAATTTCACCGTGAGTGGCCTTTCGGTGGAGCAGTTGTCACCTGAGGTCTATCCAACGATTGCGGGGCTGGACGACATTCTCACCATGGAGCCCGATGCGATGGGCGCCATCATGGGGTTAGCGCTGGATCAGGGGACGTTCACGGCCCCCAGCGCCACAGGCGCATTCACCATGGCAGGCGGCGTCATCCGCCTGGCGAATTTCATCGTCGATGGAACCGGGGCACGTGTCGAGGGCGATATCAGTGTGACGCTTGCCGACCTGGGGCTCGGCGGAAGCTTTGCGATGACGCCGCGGGACTTTGTTGATGCCGGCGGTCTGGTCGCCGCCGACACGGCGCGTATCCTCACCCGGCTAGCTGGGACCGTGCTCGCGCCGGTCGTGACGCTGGACCTCGAGGAGATGATCGCGGCCGTCCTGGTGCGGGCGAACGAATTGGAAGTGGACCGGCTGGAAGTGCTGCGGGCGGAGGATGCGGAGCGGCAGCGCGCGGCGGCCGAGGAACGGAACCGGCTGATCGAGGAACAGCGGCGCAAGGCCGCCGCGGAGGAAGCAGCGCGCCTTGCGGCCGAAGAGCAGGCAAGGCTGGCCGCCGAGGAAGAAGCGCGGCGGCTGCAGCAGCAGAATAGTCCGTCCATCCAGACATTGCCGACCACCCCGCCGCAGACGCCGCTCAATCTGGGGTTGCAGCCGCAGGTCAACCAGCCGATCGGGCCGGGCGTGAACCAGCCGATGTTCTAG